In one window of Synechococcus sp. M16CYN DNA:
- a CDS encoding ClC family H(+)/Cl(-) exchange transporter — translation MHSVNDPQQNQDPLISSHSIRRLLERGWLVVVIALSLTGLGATIAGLLFQSGIYLLSDWRRELLLEIPAWIVLPFLGAFGGFVSGWLVSNLAPAAGGAGVTHIMGFLRHKSVPMGLRVGFVKLVAGIVAIGCGFPLGPEGPAVQMGGSVAWQMSRWLKAPVAFRRLIVAAGGGAGIAAVFNAPLGGFIYAIEELLNSARPVVLLLVLITTFSADTWADVLSVFGLGSGTKGLDPILGFLLERKFPIDVEFFPIDVIYLITLGFFVGILAELYTRYVLMMQRQGQNWFGDQLVLRMSLSGLILGGVYAALPSKFHNLDELFHVIGSSQTDAAQALAGFAVLFLSTGLAAASGAPGGLFMPMLTLGGAIGLACGDWVQSLTGHLPNTYVFAGMGAFVAGCSRTPITAMFLAFALVKDLLILKPILIACLTSFLVARIFSNHSIYERQMSMEATSMKI, via the coding sequence GTGCACTCTGTGAACGACCCACAACAAAATCAAGATCCCCTAATTTCAAGCCATAGTATCCGCCGGCTTTTGGAACGTGGCTGGTTGGTTGTAGTTATAGCTCTCTCTCTTACAGGACTTGGAGCCACGATCGCTGGATTACTGTTCCAAAGCGGTATTTACCTACTGAGTGATTGGCGCCGTGAATTACTTCTTGAGATTCCTGCCTGGATTGTGTTGCCTTTTCTGGGTGCTTTTGGAGGTTTTGTGTCCGGATGGTTGGTGAGCAATCTCGCACCAGCTGCTGGTGGGGCAGGTGTAACCCACATCATGGGTTTTTTACGCCATAAGTCAGTCCCCATGGGACTGCGAGTGGGTTTTGTGAAATTGGTGGCGGGAATTGTTGCTATCGGCTGTGGATTCCCTCTCGGTCCTGAAGGTCCAGCAGTGCAAATGGGTGGATCCGTCGCTTGGCAGATGTCGCGATGGTTAAAAGCACCTGTCGCTTTTCGAAGGTTGATCGTGGCAGCAGGCGGGGGCGCCGGCATCGCAGCAGTATTCAATGCACCACTGGGTGGATTTATTTACGCCATTGAGGAATTGTTAAACTCAGCAAGGCCAGTCGTGCTTCTTTTGGTTCTAATCACTACCTTTTCAGCCGACACATGGGCTGATGTGCTTAGTGTTTTTGGACTGGGTTCTGGAACCAAAGGACTTGATCCCATATTAGGCTTTTTGCTCGAACGTAAGTTTCCAATTGATGTAGAATTCTTCCCCATCGATGTGATTTACTTAATCACCCTTGGGTTTTTCGTTGGCATTTTAGCGGAACTGTACACTCGTTATGTTCTGATGATGCAACGTCAAGGACAAAATTGGTTTGGTGATCAGCTAGTTCTGCGAATGAGCCTAAGTGGTCTTATTTTAGGCGGCGTTTACGCAGCTTTACCATCAAAATTTCATAACCTTGATGAGTTATTTCACGTCATTGGGTCTAGCCAAACAGACGCTGCACAGGCCTTAGCTGGTTTTGCTGTCCTATTCCTCAGCACCGGACTAGCAGCAGCATCTGGTGCTCCCGGGGGTCTATTCATGCCTATGCTGACGCTCGGAGGAGCTATTGGCCTAGCCTGCGGCGATTGGGTCCAGTCTCTTACTGGCCACCTTCCTAATACCTATGTTTTTGCTGGCATGGGTGCATTCGTAGCTGGTTGCTCAAGAACGCCAATTACAGCTATGTTCTTAGCTTTTGCGCTGGTGAAAGACTTGCTGATCTTGAAGCCGATCCTAATAGCTTGTCTCACTAGTTTTTTAGTAGCTCGAATCTTCAGCAACCACTCTATTTATGAGCGCCAAATGAGTATGGAGGCAACAAGTATGAAGATTTAG
- a CDS encoding O-antigen ligase family protein produces the protein MRPCPVGKLSSGQLFRLGLFLLPSSALLAALCLLVACIGGSRGRDQPIWRDRWTQPFLLAGLLMLVGCWFAESGVLARAGLANWLPFFWAFWAFQPHLTTEKQRCQAAWMLVAGTVPVLVTGLGQMLLGWSGPWRLGGSAIIWFMAPGGEPNGRLSGLFNYANITGAWLGVVWPLTLACVLRPDGWLRRTGALVLTLSGAIAILLTQSRNAMGALTLAVPLVVGPLQWFWLLPLLSVLALPLLLALLPGVPISLKEWSAGLLPDQIAVRLLEQGNPIPWKHTRLGQWEYGVGLVAARPWLGWGAAAFSVLYPVYAAKEWHGHSHNLPLELTISYGLPVTLLVVGTVLLLLILSLRRGILEQSALERAWWTATLVLIAVHATDLPFFDSRVNVLGWVLLAGLRCFVQEHVRNNFVVFAK, from the coding sequence ATGAGGCCGTGCCCGGTAGGAAAGCTTTCTAGTGGTCAGCTCTTTCGGCTGGGTTTGTTTTTGCTTCCCTCTAGTGCGCTTTTAGCTGCACTTTGTCTTCTTGTAGCCTGCATTGGTGGGAGTCGTGGCCGTGATCAACCGATCTGGCGTGATAGATGGACACAGCCATTTCTCTTGGCTGGCCTTTTAATGCTAGTAGGATGCTGGTTTGCCGAGTCCGGTGTGTTAGCACGAGCGGGACTAGCTAATTGGCTCCCGTTCTTTTGGGCCTTCTGGGCATTTCAGCCGCATCTCACAACAGAGAAACAACGCTGCCAAGCTGCCTGGATGCTTGTAGCTGGCACAGTACCTGTCTTGGTAACTGGTTTAGGACAGATGCTTTTGGGGTGGTCTGGTCCGTGGCGATTAGGAGGCAGTGCGATTATTTGGTTCATGGCCCCTGGAGGTGAACCGAACGGTCGACTTTCAGGGTTATTTAATTACGCCAACATCACTGGTGCATGGTTAGGAGTGGTTTGGCCTTTGACGTTGGCATGTGTATTGCGTCCTGATGGATGGTTACGGCGTACTGGTGCATTGGTCTTAACCTTGTCCGGTGCTATCGCAATTCTTTTAACGCAATCTCGAAATGCTATGGGTGCTCTAACGCTTGCAGTGCCTTTGGTGGTAGGTCCGTTACAATGGTTTTGGCTATTACCGCTGTTGTCTGTCCTGGCGTTACCCCTATTGTTGGCTTTGTTACCAGGCGTTCCCATTAGTTTGAAGGAATGGAGCGCCGGCTTACTTCCAGATCAGATAGCGGTGAGATTGCTTGAACAGGGAAACCCAATACCTTGGAAGCATACCCGTCTTGGGCAGTGGGAGTATGGGGTTGGGCTAGTGGCTGCTCGCCCTTGGTTGGGTTGGGGCGCAGCCGCTTTCAGTGTCTTGTACCCGGTTTATGCCGCCAAAGAGTGGCACGGCCACTCTCACAACTTACCTTTGGAGTTAACGATTAGTTACGGTTTGCCAGTAACCCTGTTGGTTGTGGGAACGGTGTTGCTGCTTTTAATTCTGTCATTGCGACGCGGAATCTTAGAACAAAGTGCGCTGGAACGAGCTTGGTGGACAGCTACACTGGTGCTAATAGCAGTGCATGCAACCGATCTTCCATTTTTCGACAGTAGGGTGAATGTCCTTGGCTGGGTTCTGTTAGCTGGTTTAAGATGCTTCGTCCAAGAGCATGTTCGCAATAATTTTGTAGTTTTTGCGAAGTAA
- the psbQ gene encoding photosystem II protein PsbQ — protein sequence MLKAMRRLAAFCLCISLSWGLIAPVSSGAATTKPKDLTVIKRQAEAFVETKARLPELARLVSAEDWTFTRNLIHGPMQEVGREMLYINASLDRAERKEADKLARSLKDALADLDEAARLQDADQMQKAYSTLAASFDAYSGVIPAEALS from the coding sequence ATGCTGAAGGCCATGCGTCGCCTCGCCGCGTTCTGCCTCTGCATCAGCCTTTCCTGGGGTCTAATTGCTCCAGTAAGTAGTGGAGCTGCCACTACAAAACCGAAGGACTTGACTGTGATCAAACGCCAAGCCGAAGCTTTTGTTGAAACCAAGGCTCGCTTACCTGAACTTGCTCGTCTTGTCAGTGCCGAAGACTGGACCTTCACCCGTAATTTGATTCACGGCCCCATGCAGGAAGTGGGTCGCGAAATGCTCTACATCAATGCAAGCCTAGATCGTGCGGAGCGCAAAGAGGCAGACAAGTTAGCTCGCTCTTTAAAAGACGCCTTGGCAGATCTTGATGAGGCAGCTCGTCTACAGGATGCAGATCAAATGCAAAAGGCCTACAGCACACTTGCTGCCAGCTTTGATGCTTACTCTGGTGTGATACCCGCTGAGGCACTTAGCTGA
- a CDS encoding FAD-dependent oxidoreductase, with product MGLSTTWQLCQQGHRVALFDPRLSRPINDVFSTGRLSGNASDASLGVLMGYVFRQSSGRGWRMRYRSMKLWPQWIAQLQRFEPSLILQTSLVQIAADDNAFRRMLQLANKRRDLGLCTVPAKAVQLIWPTAQSGALQSNNDGRINPLILQRALRLALKEWAVEFIPEPVVELARCKNDWHVMCAGGRRDTYGAVVVCAALASQELLKPLGYSWPISPVLGQALALQLNDEPPNWLDWPAVLVDRGFNLIPDGPRRLLLGATVEPGDVAAKNPLAAMQTLNNGAPDWLRRAEPIKQWAGLRARPVGHSAPLLEKLETGLLLASGHYRNGVLLAPATAEWVACVLANAI from the coding sequence ATAGGTCTCAGTACTACGTGGCAGTTATGCCAACAAGGGCATCGTGTTGCTCTATTCGATCCAAGGCTCAGCCGACCGATCAACGATGTTTTCTCCACCGGTCGGCTGAGCGGGAACGCCAGCGATGCGTCTCTGGGTGTATTAATGGGCTATGTATTCCGACAATCGAGTGGGCGCGGCTGGAGGATGCGTTATCGCAGTATGAAGCTTTGGCCTCAATGGATCGCACAGCTTCAAAGGTTCGAGCCATCACTTATCCTGCAAACATCTCTAGTTCAAATTGCAGCAGACGACAACGCATTCAGGCGAATGCTTCAATTAGCGAATAAGCGCCGTGACCTGGGATTGTGTACCGTTCCGGCAAAGGCAGTTCAACTAATCTGGCCAACGGCTCAATCCGGGGCACTTCAATCCAACAATGACGGTAGAATCAACCCGTTGATCTTACAAAGAGCTCTCCGTCTAGCGTTAAAAGAATGGGCTGTAGAGTTTATTCCAGAGCCAGTTGTTGAACTTGCCCGCTGCAAAAACGATTGGCATGTAATGTGCGCTGGGGGTCGCCGAGACACCTACGGCGCCGTTGTCGTGTGTGCTGCACTAGCGAGCCAAGAGTTGCTGAAGCCCCTAGGATACAGTTGGCCTATCAGTCCGGTACTTGGACAGGCCCTTGCGCTCCAGCTTAATGACGAGCCTCCTAACTGGCTGGATTGGCCAGCTGTTCTTGTGGATCGAGGATTTAATTTGATTCCGGATGGTCCTAGACGACTACTGTTGGGAGCAACCGTAGAACCTGGAGATGTTGCTGCAAAAAATCCATTGGCTGCGATGCAGACTCTGAACAATGGAGCTCCGGATTGGTTGCGAAGGGCCGAACCTATTAAGCAATGGGCTGGTTTACGAGCACGACCGGTTGGACATTCAGCTCCGTTGCTTGAAAAATTAGAAACAGGATTGCTACTGGCGTCAGGTCATTACCGTAATGGTGTTCTTTTAGCGCCAGCAACAGCAGAATGGGTCGCTTGTGTCTTGGCTAATGCTATTTAG
- the dnaK gene encoding molecular chaperone DnaK: protein MGKVVGIDLGTTNSCVSVMEGGKPTVIANAEGFRTTPSVVAYTKNQDRLVGQIAKRQAVMNPDNTFYSVKRFIGRRVDEVSGEQKEVSYGVEKSGSNVKVKCPALDKQFAPEEVSAQVLRKLAEDAGKYLGETITQAVITVPAYFNDSQRQATKDAGKIAGLEVLRIINEPTAAALAYGLDKKSNERILVFDLGGGTFDVSVLEVGDGVFEVLSTSGDTHLGGDDFDKVIVDHLAETFKSNEGIDLRQDKQALQRLTEAAEKAKIELSSATQSEINLPFITATPEGPRHLDLTLTRAKFEELASSLIDRCRIPVEQALKDAKLSSGELDEIVVVGGSTRIPAVLDLVKRTTSKNPNQTVNPDEVVAIGAAIQGGVLAGEVKDILLLDVTPLSLGVETLGGVMTKMIARNTTVPTKKSETYSTAVDGQTNVEIHVLQGEREMASDNKSLGTFRLDGIPPAPRGVPQIEVTFDIDANGILSVTAKDKGSGKEQSISITGASTLSDLEVDKMVKDAETNASADREKRERIDLKNQAETLVYQAEKQIGELGDKIDADAKAKLEDKRVKLKNAVEQKDYSVMKTLLEELQQELYTVGASVYQKDAQAGDVKSEGNVGNGSDSDDVIDAEFTETK, encoded by the coding sequence ATGGGCAAAGTTGTCGGTATTGACCTAGGTACCACGAATAGCTGCGTATCCGTGATGGAAGGTGGCAAACCCACCGTCATCGCTAATGCCGAGGGCTTCCGAACAACGCCCTCTGTAGTTGCCTACACAAAGAATCAGGATCGACTTGTCGGTCAGATAGCTAAACGTCAGGCAGTGATGAATCCGGATAATACTTTTTATTCGGTCAAGCGTTTTATCGGTCGCCGCGTCGATGAGGTAAGCGGAGAACAAAAAGAAGTGAGCTATGGGGTAGAAAAATCTGGCTCCAATGTGAAGGTGAAGTGTCCGGCTCTGGACAAACAATTCGCACCCGAGGAAGTATCGGCCCAAGTGTTAAGAAAGTTAGCAGAGGATGCTGGTAAATATCTTGGTGAAACGATTACCCAAGCAGTAATTACTGTTCCCGCTTACTTCAACGATTCCCAACGCCAAGCAACAAAAGATGCGGGAAAAATTGCTGGTCTCGAGGTGCTCCGCATCATCAACGAGCCCACAGCAGCAGCCTTAGCCTACGGTCTCGACAAAAAGAGCAACGAGCGAATTTTAGTTTTTGATCTTGGCGGGGGCACATTCGATGTGTCCGTTCTCGAGGTTGGTGATGGAGTTTTCGAAGTTCTTTCAACCTCTGGTGATACCCATCTGGGTGGTGATGACTTCGATAAAGTAATAGTCGATCACCTCGCCGAAACATTTAAATCCAACGAAGGAATTGATCTTCGTCAGGATAAGCAAGCTTTGCAGCGTCTTACTGAGGCGGCCGAAAAGGCTAAGATTGAGCTGTCTAGTGCCACTCAGAGTGAAATCAACCTGCCGTTTATTACGGCGACACCAGAAGGACCTAGGCATTTAGATCTCACCCTGACACGTGCCAAATTTGAAGAACTAGCGTCCAGCCTAATTGATCGCTGCCGTATTCCGGTAGAGCAGGCGCTTAAAGACGCTAAACTTTCCTCAGGCGAACTCGACGAGATTGTCGTGGTGGGTGGCTCCACTCGCATCCCTGCTGTTCTTGACTTGGTCAAGAGAACCACCAGTAAGAATCCAAATCAAACTGTCAACCCTGATGAAGTGGTGGCCATTGGGGCTGCTATTCAGGGTGGTGTTCTTGCTGGAGAAGTGAAAGACATTCTTCTTCTAGATGTCACGCCGTTATCTTTAGGTGTAGAAACTCTCGGTGGTGTGATGACCAAGATGATTGCTCGCAACACCACGGTCCCCACCAAAAAATCAGAGACTTATTCCACTGCCGTGGATGGCCAGACCAATGTTGAAATTCATGTGCTCCAAGGTGAGCGTGAAATGGCGTCCGACAATAAGTCTCTTGGAACCTTCCGCCTTGACGGCATTCCTCCTGCTCCTAGGGGGGTCCCTCAAATTGAAGTAACCTTCGATATCGATGCCAATGGAATACTTAGTGTAACTGCTAAAGATAAAGGAAGTGGAAAAGAACAATCGATTTCGATTACTGGTGCCTCGACTCTTTCTGATTTAGAGGTCGACAAAATGGTTAAAGACGCTGAGACCAATGCTAGTGCTGACAGGGAAAAGCGTGAACGAATCGATTTGAAAAATCAAGCCGAAACGCTTGTATATCAAGCTGAGAAGCAAATTGGAGAGTTAGGAGATAAAATTGATGCTGACGCCAAAGCAAAGCTTGAAGACAAGCGTGTGAAGCTTAAAAACGCCGTTGAGCAAAAAGATTACAGTGTAATGAAAACATTACTGGAGGAACTGCAGCAGGAGCTCTATACTGTAGGCGCTTCTGTTTATCAGAAGGATGCTCAGGCGGGAGATGTCAAGTCTGAAGGTAATGTCGGTAACGGCAGTGATTCAGATGATGTCATTGATGCAGAATTCACTGAAACAAAGTAA
- a CDS encoding shikimate dehydrogenase — protein sequence MINGGTGLVGLIGNPVRHSLSPAMHNAALKALGLDWCYLALPCKNLYLGEVLQGLLRVGCRGLNVTVPHKQNVASWCEELSPLAQRLGAVNTLVPLEEAGGWHGTNTDQEGFLTTLDKSFKLRNRQAVILGCGGSAHAIAAGLQSLGLASITVVGRRENTLHRFIQNIQHDTVPLTSCLESNPMLSAVLEQADLVVNTTPVGMAQYRDANVMPLGQEIWSSLQDSAILYDLIYTPRPTAWLAWGQDHGHQCIDGFEMLVQQGAASLRLWSGITDIPVGIMRLAAKTALEA from the coding sequence ATGATCAACGGCGGTACAGGCCTAGTAGGACTGATCGGCAATCCAGTGCGGCATTCCCTATCGCCGGCAATGCATAACGCTGCACTCAAGGCATTGGGACTGGATTGGTGCTATCTAGCCCTACCCTGTAAGAATTTATATCTCGGCGAGGTTCTGCAAGGCCTTCTTCGGGTGGGTTGCCGCGGTTTGAACGTGACAGTCCCCCATAAGCAAAATGTGGCTAGTTGGTGTGAGGAGCTTAGTCCTTTGGCGCAGCGGCTTGGCGCCGTAAACACACTGGTCCCACTGGAGGAAGCCGGCGGCTGGCATGGCACCAATACCGATCAAGAAGGATTTCTCACCACCTTGGATAAGAGCTTTAAATTGCGTAACCGTCAGGCAGTTATCCTCGGCTGCGGTGGTTCTGCCCATGCCATTGCTGCTGGTTTGCAAAGTCTTGGACTGGCCTCAATCACCGTGGTCGGTCGCCGAGAAAACACTCTCCATAGATTCATTCAAAACATCCAACACGACACAGTCCCCCTCACTTCATGTCTTGAATCTAATCCAATGCTCTCTGCCGTTCTTGAGCAGGCAGACTTGGTGGTAAACACCACTCCTGTAGGCATGGCTCAATATCGCGATGCAAATGTCATGCCCTTAGGCCAAGAAATCTGGAGCAGCTTACAAGATTCCGCGATCCTCTATGATCTTATTTATACACCGAGGCCAACTGCTTGGCTCGCGTGGGGTCAAGATCACGGACATCAATGCATTGATGGATTTGAGATGTTGGTACAGCAAGGTGCTGCTTCACTTCGCTTGTGGAGCGGCATCACCGACATTCCAGTTGGGATAATGCGCCTTGCCGCTAAAACCGCGTTGGAAGCCTAG
- a CDS encoding Tic20 family protein, producing the protein MEIPLWQRFLAPFIYLLPWSDAVPFGLGLNGLFNQIPLLRLLIIPAIPFIQIQRSVPFGGLLLFFILFLAAVRNTNVPYFLRFNVLQALLTDIVVIVLNFAFSVLLKPVAGGSLLIGTLSSTVVLSVLAILVFVTVECTRGREPDLPALSQAVRMQLY; encoded by the coding sequence ATGGAAATTCCCCTTTGGCAGCGATTCCTTGCTCCGTTTATTTATCTGTTGCCATGGAGCGACGCAGTCCCATTTGGCCTTGGTTTAAATGGCCTTTTTAATCAGATTCCATTGTTGCGCTTATTGATTATTCCAGCAATTCCATTTATTCAAATCCAACGCAGCGTGCCATTCGGTGGTTTACTTCTTTTTTTCATTCTGTTTCTAGCAGCGGTCCGCAATACAAATGTTCCCTATTTCTTGCGCTTCAACGTGCTCCAAGCACTTCTGACTGACATTGTGGTGATCGTGCTTAACTTTGCTTTTAGCGTTCTATTAAAACCGGTTGCTGGAGGAAGTCTACTCATTGGAACATTATCCAGTACAGTTGTATTGAGCGTGCTTGCGATTTTAGTCTTCGTGACAGTTGAGTGTACGCGTGGACGTGAACCCGACCTACCTGCTTTAAGCCAGGCTGTACGGATGCAGTTGTACTAA
- the rpsF gene encoding 30S ribosomal protein S6 has translation MTLDPYYETMYILRPDIPEEEVESHVTKYRDMLIEAGAEVLDNQMRGKRRLAYPISKHKEGIYVQLSHNGDGQQVEVLEKAMRLSEDVIRYLTVKQEGPLPAPRVITSTEIPTQAAESPVSET, from the coding sequence ATGACGCTTGATCCGTATTACGAGACCATGTATATCCTTCGCCCAGACATTCCGGAAGAGGAGGTTGAAAGCCACGTCACCAAATACCGCGACATGCTTATCGAAGCCGGTGCTGAAGTCCTCGACAATCAAATGCGAGGCAAGCGCCGCTTGGCCTACCCAATCTCCAAGCACAAAGAAGGCATCTATGTACAACTGAGCCACAACGGCGATGGCCAGCAAGTTGAGGTGCTGGAAAAAGCCATGCGCCTTAGCGAAGATGTGATCCGCTACCTTACAGTGAAGCAAGAGGGACCTCTTCCCGCTCCCCGGGTAATTACGAGTACAGAAATTCCTACTCAAGCCGCGGAAAGCCCAGTGTCTGAAACTTGA
- a CDS encoding argininosuccinate synthase has translation MGRAKKVVLAYSGGVDTSVCIPYLKQEWGVDDVITFAADLGQGDELELIRQKALDAGASQSLVSDLIKPFIEEFAFPAIRANALYEGRYPLSTALARPLIAKRLVEIAREVGADAVAHGCTGKGNDQVRFDVAIASLAPDLKVLAPAREWGMSRAETIAYGERFGIPAPVSKKTPYSVDLNLLGRSIEAGPLEDPMVAPSEEIFTMTRSVTDALDASEEIEISFKSGNPVFINDQRLDPVAMVREANRLAGNHGIGRLDIIEDRVVGIKSREIYETPGLLLLIQAHQELESLTLAADVLRSKRQLEMQWADLVYQGLWFGPLKEALDGFMDCTQQPVNGVVRLRLHKGNAIVTGRSSSGSSLYVPEMASYDGRDRFNHQAAEGFVYIWGLPIRLWAASKRSSR, from the coding sequence ATGGGCCGCGCAAAAAAGGTGGTGCTTGCTTACTCCGGTGGGGTTGATACCAGTGTGTGCATACCCTATTTGAAGCAGGAATGGGGTGTTGATGATGTGATTACTTTTGCAGCAGATCTCGGACAAGGAGATGAACTTGAGTTGATACGTCAGAAAGCCCTCGATGCCGGGGCCAGTCAGTCTCTTGTAAGTGATCTCATCAAACCATTCATCGAAGAGTTCGCCTTTCCGGCAATTCGGGCGAACGCTCTTTATGAAGGTCGATATCCGCTTTCAACGGCTTTGGCTCGTCCTCTGATTGCTAAGCGACTCGTGGAGATAGCTCGTGAGGTGGGCGCTGATGCCGTCGCCCATGGCTGTACCGGAAAGGGTAATGATCAGGTACGTTTTGATGTGGCGATCGCATCCTTAGCGCCGGATCTCAAGGTTTTGGCCCCTGCAAGGGAATGGGGAATGAGCCGTGCAGAGACAATTGCTTATGGCGAACGTTTTGGGATACCTGCTCCGGTCAGCAAGAAAACTCCTTATTCTGTCGACCTCAATTTGCTGGGACGGAGCATTGAGGCAGGTCCTCTTGAAGATCCAATGGTGGCTCCTTCAGAAGAGATATTCACGATGACCCGTTCTGTGACCGATGCTTTAGATGCTTCTGAAGAGATTGAGATCAGTTTTAAAAGCGGCAATCCTGTCTTTATCAATGATCAGCGATTAGACCCAGTAGCGATGGTTCGCGAGGCCAATCGTTTGGCAGGAAACCACGGCATTGGTCGTCTCGATATAATTGAGGACCGCGTGGTAGGGATTAAATCAAGAGAAATATATGAAACCCCAGGTCTCTTACTTTTAATTCAGGCTCATCAAGAGTTGGAAAGCCTCACCCTCGCTGCGGATGTTTTAAGGAGTAAACGCCAACTTGAGATGCAGTGGGCTGATTTGGTATATCAAGGGCTCTGGTTCGGTCCTCTCAAAGAGGCTTTGGACGGTTTCATGGACTGCACACAACAACCTGTCAATGGTGTGGTGCGCTTGAGGCTACACAAGGGTAATGCAATCGTTACAGGCCGGAGTTCCAGTGGGAGTAGCCTATACGTGCCTGAAATGGCTTCCTATGACGGTAGGGATCGATTTAATCACCAAGCCGCAGAAGGATTCGTTTATATTTGGGGATTGCCAATTCGGCTTTGGGCTGCTTCTAAGCGATCCTCACGCTGA
- a CDS encoding DUF3134 domain-containing protein produces MSSLVDTNALDNVNPSLTRYGRKDPAPVLPLREEPDLLSWLEASGRLVSDEESGSPEVSTVEEEELSALMGEKEDYNNTDEQNEEQWEE; encoded by the coding sequence ATGAGTTCTCTAGTTGATACGAACGCTTTAGACAATGTCAATCCCTCTCTCACCCGGTATGGACGGAAAGATCCAGCGCCAGTGTTGCCTCTACGTGAAGAGCCTGACCTGTTGTCTTGGCTAGAAGCCAGCGGGCGGCTTGTCTCTGACGAAGAATCCGGTTCACCCGAAGTCAGCACCGTCGAAGAAGAAGAACTCTCAGCACTCATGGGTGAAAAAGAGGACTACAACAACACTGATGAGCAGAATGAAGAGCAATGGGAAGAGTAA
- the mraY gene encoding phospho-N-acetylmuramoyl-pentapeptide-transferase, producing MTITEEPEQSWWGKGSVSAALLTLVIFASSIAADKWVSNAQLTLPLLLATVASMTAASLGISPLKALKVRQVVCEKTPKGHKRKSGTPTMGGLLIVPVGTILGGLITREPEASQQLLTASGVTLAYMVIGGFDDWCSLKQRSNTGLRPQSKLLLQTTAALVFLVIAAWQGWISSTVSLPFGISLSLGMLIWPLGLFVFLAESNATNLTDGLDGLASGCGSLVFTGLALQLMLRGNHGNPALAGFCMAMAGAWLGFLMLNRNPARIFMGDTGSLAMGAALSAVALLSDSLWPLLVMGGVFLAESLSVIIQVSVFKATKEANGQGQRLFRMAPLHHHFELGGMNERVVVPCFWLATVVFVVLGLLLRPLA from the coding sequence GTGACTATCACGGAAGAACCCGAGCAATCCTGGTGGGGAAAAGGATCGGTCAGCGCAGCACTATTGACCCTTGTCATTTTCGCCTCTAGTATTGCCGCCGATAAGTGGGTTAGCAATGCTCAGCTAACCCTGCCATTGCTACTGGCAACCGTAGCTTCCATGACTGCTGCCAGCTTAGGAATTTCCCCACTCAAAGCGCTTAAAGTAAGGCAGGTCGTCTGTGAAAAGACACCAAAAGGTCATAAAAGAAAATCAGGAACGCCAACAATGGGCGGTCTACTTATTGTTCCAGTTGGCACCATTTTAGGTGGTTTAATTACCAGAGAGCCAGAAGCATCACAACAACTTCTAACAGCCTCAGGTGTAACACTGGCCTACATGGTGATTGGTGGATTTGATGATTGGTGCAGTCTTAAGCAAAGAAGCAACACGGGTCTCAGGCCGCAGAGCAAATTGCTATTGCAAACAACAGCGGCCTTGGTTTTTCTAGTCATTGCCGCCTGGCAGGGATGGATCAGCAGCACCGTATCCCTGCCCTTTGGCATAAGCCTGTCGCTTGGAATGTTGATTTGGCCGCTGGGCCTCTTCGTGTTTCTGGCTGAAAGCAATGCTACAAATCTCACTGATGGCCTGGATGGACTAGCTTCCGGCTGTGGCTCCCTGGTATTTACCGGACTAGCACTGCAACTGATGCTACGCGGTAATCACGGTAACCCAGCGCTCGCTGGTTTTTGCATGGCGATGGCGGGCGCCTGGCTCGGTTTTCTTATGCTAAACCGGAATCCAGCTCGAATTTTCATGGGCGACACGGGGTCGCTTGCAATGGGGGCAGCTCTCAGCGCTGTGGCACTGCTATCAGACAGCCTTTGGCCACTCCTTGTAATGGGCGGGGTATTCTTAGCAGAGTCTCTCTCCGTGATCATTCAAGTATCGGTATTCAAAGCTACCAAAGAAGCTAATGGACAAGGACAACGTCTCTTCCGAATGGCTCCGCTGCACCACCACTTCGAACTTGGAGGTATGAACGAACGTGTTGTAGTGCCATGTTTTTGGTTGGCTACTGTAGTTTTCGTAGTGCTGGGCTTGTTACTTCGTCCCTTGGCTTAA